The Parafrankia irregularis genome contains the following window.
CACCACCGGCGCGACCGGACCCGTCGGATGGGCTCGGGTACCCACCCCCGCCGGGCTCCTTCAGGCGACGCGAAACCAGGTCTCGGCCGCGGCGCATTTCAACGGTGGAGAGGGCTGCTGGTACGCGAACGACATCTGCTACTTCACCACGAAGGGTGACAACCGGGTCTGGGCCTACAACGCGTCCGCGCAGTCCCTGTCCATTGTCTACGACGCCGCTCAGGCCGGCGCGAATCCGCCACTGACCGGCGTTGACAACATCACAGGCTCGCGTGCCGGGGATCTCTTCGTGGCCGAGGACGGCGGCAACATGGAGATCAACATCATCACGCCGGACGGAATCGTGGCGCCGCTTCTGCGGGTCGACGGCCACAGTGGTTCGGAGATCACCGGGCCGGCCTTCACACCGGCCGGCGACCGGCTCTACTTCTCCTCACAGCGCGGCACGACGAACTCGTCCACAGCCGGCATCACCTTCGAGGTCACCGGTCCCTTCCGGGTCTGACCGGACGGAGCCCAGCCCGGATCGGCCCAGCCCGGCGTCGTCCGGCGCGTGCGTCGGCTCCACCGGCAGGCCGAGATCGCGAAGGGATGGGCTCCCCACGCGCATTCCCGCCCCGGCAACCTGGCTCCGTCGGGTTGCCGGGAAACCCGCCGGCGCCAAATGATGCGCCTTGTCCCGCCTTGCGTCGCCGCTTCCTCCTGCTTTGCGAAGCGACACCAGAGCCAGGCCGGACGAACAGGTCAGGGGTGGGATTTCGAGCGTTCCGATGAATTCACGGCGAACTTTCGGTGGCCAACTGGGCCGTGATCTTCTCTCCGGTCCCCACGGGTCATACGGTAATCAGACAGGTGCGAGGGGTCATAAGGGGCGTGCGGGGGTGAACTGACGCGTGGAATGGTTGAGTACCGAGAACCTGGTAGCGATACTCACCGCACTGCTCGGTATTGCTGCGTCGTTCGCGGTCGTGTGGTACGAGCGCCGGGTGCCACGCCGGCGGCGCATCGGATACCGCGTGCAGATGGACATGCCCGTCGGCGGTGATGACCGGAGTGGGCAGGGTCAGGCCGATATTCGCCTGGGCCTTTTCAACGATCTTCCCGACATGGCGGATGCCACCCTCGTACTGCTCCGGATCGAGAACGACGGTGCGGAAAGCGTCGCCGACACCGACTACACCAGTCGTGACCTCCACGGCCTCACCGCCGTCTTCGCGGGCCGCGTTGTCCGTGGGGTCGCGGTCACCGTCACCCAGCCCGACGCCGAGCACCTCATGGAGCACTTCACCGCGTCCCGCGGCATGCGTAACAGCGGTAACACCATCTACCTGCCCCGGGTGCCGCTCAACCGTGGCCAGCACTACAAGCTCCTGGTACTTCTCACCGGCGGTCGGGTTGGTTCCGCGGTCCGGGTCAGCGGCGGGATCCGGGACGGCGCGGTGGCGCCCAACCGGAGCACGACGGTCGATGACAAGCCACCCTTGTTCAGCCAGCCGTCCCGCCTGATCACCGTTCTGCTCACGGTCTGCGTGACCGTGTTGGCCAGCATCATCGTGGTGGGTGACGGCACCCCACAGCCGATCGGCTGTGCCGCGGGAAACCTGACCGTCAACGGTTCGACGGCCTTCGCGCCGGTCATGCGGGAGGTGGCCGCGAGGTATGAGGCGGACTGCGCGGGTGGAACGGTCACGGTGGACACGCGCGGCAGTAACGAAGGCCTGACGAAGCTGGCCGCGGCGGGTTCCCCGGCGCAGGGCGCGCCGGAGATGATCACAATCTACGACGGTGCCGGACCGCAGGCGAACGCGGAACTCCTTTCGACCCGGGTCGGTGTCTCCGCGTTCGCCGTCGTGGTGAACAACGACCTGCCGGTGAAGAATCTCACCACGGACCAGGTCCGCAGAATATTCCGCGGGGATTTTCTCAACTGGAGCCAGCTCGACGGGCCTGATCTTCCGATCTCCCTGGTGAGCCGGGACGCCGACTCCGGAACCCGTGACCTGTTCCGGCGCGTTGTACTCGGCGCCGAAGGGGAGCCGGCGTTCACCTCGTACGACTGCGCGCGCCAGATCTACCCGCAGGACGAGGGCAAGGTGATCCGGTGTGAGCGGCGCAGCACCGGGGAGGTGCTCGCCGGGGTCGCGAGTCTGCCAGGAGCCATCGGCTACAGCGAGCTGAGGGCCGCCCTGGCGGTACCGGGCCTGCATACCGTGAGCCTCGACGGGCATTCACCCTCGATCGAGTCCCTCGGCAAAATGAGCTATCCGTTCGCCGCAGTGGAATTCGCCTACACCTATGGGCCGCCGCGCGCGGGTTCCCTAACCGCGAGCTTCCTTACCTATCTCACCCGTGACATCGGTCAAAGCGTGATGCGGGAGCAGGGGCACCTTCCCTGCTACACCCCAGAGGGCTTCCGCCGCTGCGAAGACCGACCCTGAACGGCCGGCGACCCCCCCGCACGCGGTGGCGGTGACGAGTGCAGGCGTCTGGAACATCGGGAACCGGCCGGTCGTCCGGGTCGTCGTCAGGCTGTGGCGCTCGTTTGGTTCATGACCATTCCCGGGCTCGCCTGCGTCCTGGTTCTCCTCAGCGCGGTCGATCGCTTCGCCATGTGGGCAACCACTCGCAGCTGGCTTCCGTGGCAACGGCGCCACGGTGGCCGCGGTGTGTCCACGGTCGCGCTCGACGAGTTGGAAGCCTGCTTCTATGCCGGCAAGCGACACCAGATCGAGCAGCGCCGTACGGAGGAGATCCTCCGCGACGACGACTCCGAGGGCGCCCCGCCCCGAGCGGAGCCCGCTCAGGCGATCGTCCGCCTGCCAGTCGTGGCGGTGTCGCCGGGTTCGTCGGGGAATCCAGGCATCCGGGCGACTCACAGCCTGGCTGTGCCGATGCGGGCAGAATGCCCCGGACGGGATTGACGCAGGCGTCCGCCCGGCCGCGCGTGGCCACGGCTGTTTCGGGCGGTCACGGACTGTCGCGGCACCTCATGGTCGCGGTCGGCACTGGGGGCGGTACGGTTCGTGCGCCAGCGTGAGATCTCGAAAATCTGGTCGGGGTGTGCGGTGGTCGCCGACGGTGTGGTCGGCGGGTCGGTTTCCGCCGGTCAGGTCGAGGAGTTGCCGTGGGCCCGTTGTCGCTGCAGGAGCTGATCGACTCCGAGGAGTTCGCGCTTGATCACGCCGGCCTCGCCGTGCTGCCGTT
Protein-coding sequences here:
- a CDS encoding PstS family phosphate ABC transporter substrate-binding protein: MEWLSTENLVAILTALLGIAASFAVVWYERRVPRRRRIGYRVQMDMPVGGDDRSGQGQADIRLGLFNDLPDMADATLVLLRIENDGAESVADTDYTSRDLHGLTAVFAGRVVRGVAVTVTQPDAEHLMEHFTASRGMRNSGNTIYLPRVPLNRGQHYKLLVLLTGGRVGSAVRVSGGIRDGAVAPNRSTTVDDKPPLFSQPSRLITVLLTVCVTVLASIIVVGDGTPQPIGCAAGNLTVNGSTAFAPVMREVAARYEADCAGGTVTVDTRGSNEGLTKLAAAGSPAQGAPEMITIYDGAGPQANAELLSTRVGVSAFAVVVNNDLPVKNLTTDQVRRIFRGDFLNWSQLDGPDLPISLVSRDADSGTRDLFRRVVLGAEGEPAFTSYDCARQIYPQDEGKVIRCERRSTGEVLAGVASLPGAIGYSELRAALAVPGLHTVSLDGHSPSIESLGKMSYPFAAVEFAYTYGPPRAGSLTASFLTYLTRDIGQSVMREQGHLPCYTPEGFRRCEDRP
- a CDS encoding DUF6191 domain-containing protein, which codes for MTIPGLACVLVLLSAVDRFAMWATTRSWLPWQRRHGGRGVSTVALDELEACFYAGKRHQIEQRRTEEILRDDDSEGAPPRAEPAQAIVRLPVVAVSPGSSGNPGIRATHSLAVPMRAECPGRD